The following are from one region of the Candidatus Shapirobacteria bacterium genome:
- a CDS encoding O-antigen ligase family protein translates to MALVSNLLLIAICITFYYGQLLRIDFHGISIPVIDVLIVFLASANLVYLYRQKKLTIANRPLFVFLVIAVITFIPAYFKFQSLSLKPIMYLIRLISIFSLSIFSHSPKITTPLAKKFFLICLFANIIFGIIQYIFWPDLTFFKSLNWDPHLNRLVSTFFDPTFTGIIYLIFLITIFLKELFPFKLPVLAITYLAIALTYSRSTFLAFFISFFYISIKKRNPKIIIFATALLITTIVCLPHPPGEGTNLERTSSIKAKIENYHEGITTYLRSPIIGHGYNFLSLVRRPIPQESSHSSSGFDSSLLTVLTTTGPIGLIFFVLGLKKLFANGSLTTKTALISILIHSLFANSLLYPWVIICLYLIA, encoded by the coding sequence ATGGCACTTGTATCAAACCTCTTATTAATCGCCATCTGTATTACATTTTATTACGGCCAGCTTCTAAGAATCGACTTTCATGGTATCTCTATCCCCGTTATTGATGTCCTAATTGTTTTCCTCGCTTCTGCCAATTTGGTCTACCTCTATCGCCAAAAAAAACTAACAATAGCAAACCGTCCTCTCTTTGTTTTTCTGGTAATCGCCGTAATTACCTTTATCCCTGCCTATTTTAAGTTTCAAAGTTTGTCTCTGAAACCGATTATGTATCTCATTAGGTTAATTTCAATTTTTTCATTGTCTATTTTTTCTCATAGTCCCAAAATTACCACACCTCTCGCCAAAAAATTTTTCCTTATCTGCCTTTTCGCAAATATAATTTTTGGGATTATTCAGTATATTTTTTGGCCGGATTTAACCTTTTTCAAATCTCTTAATTGGGACCCCCATCTTAACCGACTAGTTAGTACATTTTTTGATCCAACTTTTACCGGAATAATTTATCTTATTTTTCTAATCACCATATTTTTAAAAGAACTCTTTCCATTCAAACTCCCGGTATTGGCAATTACCTACCTTGCTATCGCTCTTACCTACAGCCGTTCAACCTTTCTCGCCTTTTTTATTTCCTTTTTTTATATATCTATTAAAAAAAGGAACCCAAAGATAATTATTTTCGCCACCGCTCTTCTGATTACCACCATCGTTTGTCTCCCGCATCCACCCGGAGAAGGAACTAATCTCGAAAGAACATCCTCTATTAAAGCCAAAATTGAAAATTACCACGAGGGGATAACTACTTATCTTCGATCTCCCATCATTGGCCATGGCTACAACTTTCTGTCTCTGGTAAGACGTCCGATTCCGCAAGAATCATCTCATTCGTCTTCGGGTTTCGATTCGAGTCTGTTAACTGTTTTGACTACCACCGGCCCGATTGGGCTAATTTTTTTTGTTCTCGGACTTAAAAAACTATTCGCAAATGGGAGTCTAACTACAAAAACCGCCCTGATTTCAATACTCATACACTCCTTGTTTGCAAACTCTCTTCTCTATCCTTGGGTAATAATCTGTCTGTATCTTATCGCCTAA
- a CDS encoding LysM peptidoglycan-binding domain-containing protein, with protein sequence MKRKDKLLTDSSKEDLMSMVLGLVIVGVVIGLLFNFIQRRKGNVSVPGVSNQISVADNVTLVPTETKVKNEEGGRYYKVENGDNLWDIAVKIYGNGHKWVEIAKRNNLADANLLSVGQELGLLSVDAAPGPSGEYIVKKGDSLWRISVDLYSDGMKWSDIWNQNRNLISDPNFIEVGTKLALP encoded by the coding sequence ATGAAGAGAAAAGATAAATTATTGACTGATAGTTCAAAAGAAGATTTGATGAGTATGGTTTTGGGTCTGGTAATTGTCGGGGTGGTAATTGGTTTATTATTTAATTTCATCCAGAGAAGAAAAGGGAATGTCTCTGTACCTGGAGTGAGCAATCAAATATCAGTCGCAGATAATGTAACTCTTGTCCCCACTGAAACTAAAGTGAAAAACGAGGAAGGCGGGAGATATTATAAGGTTGAAAATGGTGACAATTTATGGGATATTGCTGTAAAAATATATGGGAATGGCCATAAGTGGGTGGAAATAGCAAAGAGAAATAATCTTGCGGATGCTAATTTATTATCAGTGGGACAGGAGTTGGGTTTGTTGTCGGTTGATGCGGCCCCCGGGCCATCGGGAGAGTATATCGTTAAGAAGGGAGATAGTTTGTGGAGAATTTCGGTTGATTTGTATAGCGATGGTATGAAATGGTCGGATATCTGGAATCAGAATAGAAACTTGATTTCTGATCCTAATTTTATCGAGGTGGGAACTAAATTAGCTTTGCCGTGA
- a CDS encoding glycosyltransferase, whose protein sequence is MTVSIIIPTYNRSITLRKCLDSIKAQSYDQDKIEIIVVDDGSTDNTSKVVKNNIGSLNIAYYYQSNRGPSAARNLAIRKSKNKIILIINDDTILSKEMVEEHVRFHNKFKSENCAILGYVEWDNSINLTPYMKWLQEKGPLFAYYEIKGIKANWGFAFTCNISYKRKFLLKNGLFDEDFPYAAWEDIELAYRLSQKGMILYYNKKAIGYHHHFTTLQSSLRKMITQGKSAIIMSQKIKQQADLPPISRKIMGKNLQRLDSIFLNKPIAWILEKIAFFLENKFIISPLFTILLLHYRLIGRKEMLKIYAQKDN, encoded by the coding sequence ATGACAGTTTCCATCATTATCCCAACATACAATCGGTCTATAACACTAAGAAAATGTCTTGACTCAATTAAGGCCCAAAGTTACGATCAAGACAAGATAGAAATTATCGTTGTCGACGACGGATCTACTGACAACACCAGTAAAGTCGTCAAAAATAACATCGGTTCCTTAAATATCGCATACTACTACCAATCAAACAGAGGGCCGTCTGCGGCCAGAAACCTCGCAATCCGAAAAAGTAAAAATAAAATAATTCTGATAATCAACGATGACACGATATTATCAAAAGAAATGGTAGAGGAGCATGTCAGATTTCACAACAAATTTAAAAGCGAAAATTGTGCCATTTTAGGATATGTTGAATGGGATAATTCCATCAACCTTACCCCGTATATGAAGTGGCTCCAGGAAAAAGGACCACTTTTTGCTTACTATGAAATAAAGGGAATAAAGGCCAACTGGGGATTTGCCTTCACCTGCAACATTTCTTACAAAAGAAAATTCCTGCTGAAGAATGGCTTATTTGATGAAGATTTTCCGTATGCTGCCTGGGAAGATATTGAATTAGCCTATCGTCTCAGTCAAAAAGGAATGATTCTCTATTACAACAAAAAAGCCATCGGTTATCACCACCACTTCACCACTTTACAAAGCAGCCTTAGAAAAATGATTACCCAGGGGAAAAGCGCTATTATTATGTCTCAAAAAATTAAACAACAAGCCGATCTCCCACCAATCAGTAGAAAAATTATGGGAAAAAATCTGCAAAGACTTGATTCAATTTTCCTCAATAAACCCATTGCCTGGATTTTAGAAAAAATTGCCTTTTTTCTGGAAAACAAATTTATAATTAGCCCTTTATTTACAATCCTGCTACTCCACTATCGGCTAATCGGCAGAAAAGAAATGCTAAAAATCTATGCTCAAAAAGATAATTAA
- a CDS encoding radical SAM protein: MLKKIINIVRGSFRPKKINQIIFFITGNCNLKCQHCFYWKNLNDQEDISIDKIKKLSLSLPKFNFLLLSGGEPFLRKEIEEIIDIFSKNNFIKAVAIPSNGFAVDLTIKKIKLLTTKFPNINFYINFSLDGLKKTHEEIRSVKNSYRNVITSIKRAGVVSQKTPNLFIGINSVISAKNIDQIDPLIKKLKIIGRKWNYKHYFEIIRGNPRMPLIKNLNSAKAEKLFFGTIIDYQKYLWSKNNNSWLNASINRLITEINFYFQYKLQLDNVFRRKPWPMPCMAGKTIITVNHRGEIGSCELRKPLVNLKNIEYNLGKFLKSKKMNQEIISIKNDRCFCSHICFISESLYNNPKTLVFTQLYTWLKYRMFNP, from the coding sequence ATGCTCAAAAAGATAATTAATATCGTAAGAGGATCCTTTAGGCCTAAAAAGATTAACCAGATAATTTTTTTTATAACCGGAAATTGCAATCTAAAATGTCAACATTGTTTTTATTGGAAGAATTTAAATGATCAAGAAGATATATCAATTGACAAAATTAAAAAGTTAAGCCTATCCCTGCCAAAGTTTAATTTCCTTCTTCTGTCAGGAGGAGAACCGTTTCTAAGAAAAGAAATCGAAGAAATTATCGACATTTTTTCCAAAAACAATTTCATCAAGGCAGTGGCGATACCAAGCAATGGTTTTGCTGTTGACTTAACCATCAAAAAAATTAAACTCCTGACAACAAAATTTCCAAACATCAATTTCTATATAAATTTTTCTTTGGACGGCCTTAAAAAAACACACGAAGAAATCAGGTCTGTTAAAAACAGCTACAGAAACGTCATTACCTCTATAAAAAGGGCGGGGGTGGTCTCCCAAAAAACACCAAATCTTTTTATTGGTATAAACTCCGTTATCAGCGCCAAAAACATTGATCAAATTGATCCGCTCATAAAAAAACTCAAAATAATAGGAAGAAAATGGAATTATAAACACTATTTCGAAATTATTAGGGGCAATCCTAGAATGCCGCTAATAAAAAACCTCAATAGTGCCAAAGCAGAAAAGTTATTTTTCGGTACTATTATCGACTACCAAAAATATCTTTGGTCAAAGAACAACAATAGTTGGCTCAATGCCTCGATTAATCGTCTTATCACCGAAATAAATTTTTATTTTCAATACAAACTTCAGTTAGACAACGTTTTTCGCCGCAAACCATGGCCCATGCCATGTATGGCCGGTAAAACCATCATCACCGTTAACCATAGAGGGGAAATTGGTTCTTGTGAATTAAGAAAACCACTTGTTAACCTAAAAAATATTGAATATAACCTTGGTAAGTTCCTGAAAAGTAAAAAAATGAATCAAGAAATAATCTCGATTAAAAACGATAGATGCTTTTGCAGTCATATCTGTTTTATTAGTGAAAGCCTCTATAACAATCCAAAAACATTAGTATTCACTCAGCTTTACACTTGGTTAAAATATAGAATGTTTAACCCTTGA
- a CDS encoding nucleoside-diphosphate kinase has translation MNHIQRERTLAIVKPDGLQRSLVGEIMSRIERTGLKLVAVKFAFATEDQCWEHYNKNEEWFASKGQMTVDNRTKNNLPIEKSASEYGKDIIRASVKFMTSGPLLMMVWEGNQAVGIVKKLVGGTEPLTSDVGTIRGDLTLDSYELSNLDGRSVRNLIHCTDKVEESKREIDIWFTPTEILSYRLIADEILYDINFDGKNE, from the coding sequence ATGAATCACATCCAAAGAGAAAGGACCTTAGCCATTGTTAAGCCTGACGGCTTACAAAGATCGCTTGTCGGGGAAATAATGTCACGGATCGAAAGAACTGGGCTGAAACTGGTAGCTGTTAAATTTGCCTTCGCTACCGAAGACCAGTGTTGGGAACATTACAACAAAAACGAAGAATGGTTCGCCTCCAAAGGGCAAATGACCGTTGACAACAGAACCAAAAACAATCTGCCTATTGAAAAATCTGCATCTGAATACGGAAAAGACATTATAAGAGCTAGTGTAAAGTTTATGACCTCTGGTCCTCTCTTGATGATGGTTTGGGAAGGAAATCAAGCAGTAGGCATTGTCAAAAAGTTAGTTGGCGGAACCGAACCCCTAACCTCAGATGTCGGCACCATAAGAGGGGATCTTACCCTTGACTCATATGAATTATCAAATCTAGACGGCAGATCCGTAAGAAATTTAATCCACTGTACTGACAAAGTTGAAGAGTCAAAAAGAGAAATCGATATTTGGTTCACCCCAACCGAAATCCTCAGCTACAGACTAATTGCCGATGAAATTCTCTACGACATCAACTTCGATGGCAAAAACGAGTAA
- a CDS encoding nucleotidyltransferase domain-containing protein, with protein MNKKFYPLTNSEIAKHLTDIAIAYEIKNKNRFRITSYQNAADTILTYPKSIFEIWKKDKTDLDNIPGIGSNIMEKLDFLFTNGKPHPALKKVFKGIHPSVFLFERIDGIGPKIAYKLTQHLKFPKDPAKSIDRLIFYAQKGKIKGIPSFGEKSEKLILENTLNYAGRKNRMALSTAQDIAQKIIIYLKSKFPSTEFVALGSLRRLSDTVGDIDIAGKGKNTKEIINHFINYPESIQTIVQGPKKASIRVENDVRIDIMIEPQEIFGSLLQHFTGSRQHNINLRKYALSLGYSLSEYGIKDTKTKKIHAFENEVDFYEFLKLCFIKPQDRLGKNEIEIAQKCYNKTRLSN; from the coding sequence ATGAACAAAAAATTCTACCCGCTTACAAACTCCGAAATCGCAAAACACTTGACCGACATTGCCATCGCCTACGAGATAAAAAATAAAAATCGCTTTCGAATAACTTCCTACCAGAATGCAGCTGACACCATTTTAACTTATCCCAAATCTATTTTTGAAATCTGGAAAAAAGACAAAACGGATCTCGATAATATTCCCGGAATCGGATCAAACATAATGGAAAAACTTGACTTTCTATTCACCAACGGGAAACCACACCCAGCACTTAAGAAAGTATTTAAGGGCATCCACCCCTCAGTATTTCTGTTTGAACGCATAGACGGCATCGGCCCCAAAATCGCCTATAAACTAACCCAACATCTTAAATTTCCCAAAGACCCTGCTAAATCTATAGACAGACTTATCTTTTACGCACAAAAGGGCAAAATAAAAGGCATCCCTTCTTTTGGGGAAAAGTCAGAAAAATTAATACTCGAAAACACTCTGAACTATGCCGGCCGAAAAAACAGAATGGCCTTATCAACCGCACAAGATATAGCCCAAAAGATAATCATTTATCTAAAATCAAAATTTCCGTCAACAGAGTTTGTCGCCCTTGGAAGTCTTCGCCGATTATCAGATACAGTCGGAGATATAGACATCGCCGGTAAAGGCAAAAACACAAAGGAAATTATTAATCATTTTATTAACTATCCGGAAAGCATCCAAACAATAGTTCAAGGGCCTAAAAAAGCATCTATCAGAGTAGAAAACGATGTTCGTATCGACATTATGATCGAACCACAAGAAATTTTTGGATCACTTCTCCAACATTTTACTGGCTCCAGGCAGCACAATATTAATCTTCGAAAATATGCGCTTTCCCTTGGCTATAGCCTATCCGAATACGGGATAAAAGATACAAAAACAAAAAAAATACACGCTTTCGAGAATGAAGTTGATTTCTACGAATTTCTTAAACTCTGTTTCATAAAACCGCAAGACAGACTGGGCAAAAACGAGATTGAAATTGCTCAAAAGTGCTATAATAAGACTAGATTATCAAATTAA
- a CDS encoding LemA family protein: protein MPLLIILAVVTFIVVFLISFFNHLRAIQIQIQASIQEIGNQLKRQSDLIPNLVESVKGYMKHEKDIFTSLTDARRLINRALETKNPEQINKAQESIGKIIKDISIIVESNPEIKASQVVENLMNELRDTADKVTYARRLLIDLTADFNTTISTIPGVWIAPIMGFKTEKGLSVPTAGKFLEVSEEETQKPSVKI from the coding sequence ATGCCACTTCTAATAATACTCGCCGTTGTTACCTTCATAGTTGTTTTCTTAATTTCATTCTTCAACCATCTACGCGCAATCCAAATTCAAATTCAGGCATCAATTCAGGAAATCGGAAATCAACTAAAACGCCAATCTGACCTTATCCCCAACCTAGTGGAATCAGTCAAAGGCTATATGAAGCATGAAAAGGATATCTTTACCAGCCTAACGGACGCCAGACGTCTTATAAACCGGGCTTTGGAAACTAAAAACCCGGAACAAATCAACAAAGCCCAAGAATCAATTGGAAAAATCATTAAAGACATTTCCATCATTGTCGAAAGTAATCCGGAAATTAAAGCGTCGCAGGTAGTCGAAAATCTCATGAACGAGCTTCGCGATACCGCCGACAAAGTAACCTATGCCAGAAGACTACTCATCGACCTCACTGCCGATTTCAATACTACCATCTCTACAATTCCGGGAGTCTGGATAGCTCCTATAATGGGTTTTAAAACAGAAAAAGGATTAAGCGTCCCCACCGCCGGAAAATTTCTTGAAGTTTCCGAAGAAGAAACACAAAAACCATCGGTAAAAATCTAA
- a CDS encoding M48 family metallopeptidase, whose product MLNVYEQVRNNKSRSSTIIALFIIFIISVATIITYAFDLDPSFVIFAVIFSCFSSVISYFYGDKIVLNLNNAHPAKREKYFDFYTITENLAMGMGIPKPQIYVIEDESPNAFATGKDPKSAVICATTGLLNKLNRTELEGVIAHELSHIQNYDIRVMMIVSVLIGTISILVNLVSRNRLGRNSDRKSNGLLILLGFILLLFAPLIGQIIQLAISRSREFLADSSAVKLTRQPQGLINALKKISSDPSVLASASTATASLYIINPFKNNKIANLFSTHPPIEKRITALEQML is encoded by the coding sequence ATGCTTAATGTCTACGAACAGGTCAGAAATAACAAATCCAGATCCTCCACCATCATCGCCCTCTTTATAATTTTCATCATTTCCGTTGCAACGATAATTACATACGCCTTTGATTTAGACCCATCATTTGTAATTTTTGCCGTCATTTTTTCATGTTTTTCTTCAGTAATCAGCTATTTTTATGGCGATAAAATAGTCCTCAACCTAAACAATGCCCACCCGGCCAAACGGGAAAAATATTTTGATTTTTATACTATAACAGAAAACCTTGCCATGGGAATGGGTATTCCAAAGCCACAAATTTATGTCATCGAAGACGAATCCCCAAACGCCTTTGCCACCGGAAAAGACCCCAAAAGTGCCGTAATTTGTGCCACTACCGGCCTTCTTAACAAACTCAACCGAACTGAACTTGAAGGTGTAATAGCCCACGAACTATCGCACATTCAAAACTACGATATCAGGGTAATGATGATTGTTAGTGTCCTAATCGGTACGATTTCCATCCTGGTAAATTTGGTTTCCAGAAATCGTCTCGGCAGAAACAGCGACCGTAAAAGCAACGGGCTCTTAATTCTATTAGGATTCATTCTCTTATTATTTGCCCCTTTAATCGGTCAAATTATCCAACTTGCCATCTCGAGAAGTAGGGAATTCCTGGCTGATTCTTCGGCTGTTAAATTAACCCGTCAACCACAGGGATTAATTAATGCTCTCAAAAAAATATCCTCCGACCCCTCGGTTCTCGCCTCAGCCTCAACCGCCACCGCTAGCCTTTATATCATAAACCCCTTTAAAAACAATAAAATCGCCAATCTTTTTTCTACCCATCCCCCTATTGAAAAAAGGATTACCGCCCTTGAGCAAATGCTCTAA
- a CDS encoding DNA polymerase III subunit alpha, producing the protein MSFVHLHVHTEYSLLDGLSKIKKLTSLVKDMGMNALAITDHGNMYGAIEFYKSCQKTGIKPIIGCEMYLAPTSRLDKNNASRKSSHLILLAKNLQGYKNLMKMVTISFMEGFYYKPRIDWEILEKYHEGIICSSSCLEGEISQLIIDNRYDQAMDKAKNFHQLFGQDYYLEIQKHVGLKNQDVANEKIVKISRELGIPLVATNDAHYLKKDDAFAQDVLVMINTQTTIDNQKRLSMFDVPDFYIKSPEEMADQFSQYPDAIENTQVIADKCNLEIEIGKWYFPKFPLPEGKTSEEYLKEKTFQMAKNHYGELSQEIIDRLDFELNVICSKGYAPYFLIEEDFIRWANENDTSSNTRGSAAGSLVSFVLGITSVDPLIYQLPFERFLNMDRPTPPDIDLDIADDKRQGMLYHIVEQYGVNSVAQVCTFGRMMAKGAVRDTARVLGYEYATGDKISKLIPLGSQGFPMSIDKALNTAPDLKAIYNTDPDAKKILDTAKQIEGCARHISVHACAIVISPDEITNYCPTQVETGGDKTITQYEMHAVEDVGLLKFDILGIRNLSILGSAVVNVRKTKNINIDLRKIPLDDKKTFEMLSMGGTMGTFQLGGEGMTKWLKELKPERVEDLMAMVALYRPGPMAIIPEYIARKNDPSKISYFDPKMEKYLKKSYGLLVYQDDCLYTAIELAGYNWVEVDKFRKAIGKKIPEEMAAQKEKFIQGCIKNGYTQEKAEEIFSYIEPFTSYGFNKAHAASYGMLAYRTAYMKANYPVEFMCALLTAESGDIEKVSAGVEECRNMSIIVNPPDINRSENGFTNEPNELSKEGMAIRFGLSGIKNVGKAAIDDILSERKQNGEFYTFTDFCLRVDSQKVNKKVFESLVKVGAMDQFGERNSILVSIDKTRSDCEKQNNKNNTGQFGLFDGPKDEKKKNSAPPDSFAQTEPMSQKDKLALEKELLGIYITENPISKMLDQFQQNGFPKIGDITAKGPDITVKFVGIISKYKKITTKKNGLPMAFLAVEDETGKIEVVVFPKIFEKCNQILIENKAIYIEGKTNLREGNISILADVIEISPPQNSPKYDFIIQVPPNTTQNQLMNLNNLLKRNQNGHRGLIILASGKNIPLPYGVNYNSDLQKEINNILNIDN; encoded by the coding sequence ATGTCTTTCGTCCATCTTCACGTCCACACCGAGTATTCCCTGCTAGATGGCTTATCAAAAATTAAAAAGTTAACCAGTCTGGTAAAAGACATGGGAATGAATGCCCTGGCTATAACTGACCACGGCAATATGTATGGAGCAATTGAATTTTACAAATCTTGTCAAAAAACCGGTATAAAGCCAATTATAGGATGCGAAATGTATCTCGCTCCCACTAGTAGATTGGACAAAAATAATGCCAGTCGAAAATCATCGCACCTCATCCTTTTGGCCAAAAATCTTCAAGGATACAAAAACCTAATGAAAATGGTCACCATTAGTTTTATGGAGGGCTTTTATTACAAACCAAGAATCGATTGGGAAATCTTGGAAAAATATCACGAAGGAATAATATGTAGCAGTTCCTGCCTTGAAGGAGAAATATCCCAGCTTATCATCGACAACCGATACGATCAGGCTATGGATAAGGCCAAAAATTTCCATCAACTTTTTGGGCAAGATTATTATCTTGAAATCCAAAAGCACGTGGGACTAAAAAATCAGGATGTGGCCAATGAAAAGATCGTAAAAATCAGCCGTGAGTTAGGAATTCCACTAGTCGCAACCAACGATGCCCATTATCTCAAAAAAGATGATGCCTTCGCTCAGGACGTGCTGGTCATGATTAACACTCAAACCACCATTGACAATCAAAAAAGGCTTTCTATGTTTGATGTTCCGGATTTTTATATTAAAAGCCCGGAAGAAATGGCCGACCAATTTTCCCAATACCCCGACGCCATTGAAAATACACAAGTAATAGCCGATAAATGTAATCTTGAAATCGAAATAGGGAAGTGGTATTTCCCTAAATTCCCCCTACCTGAAGGAAAAACATCAGAGGAATATCTTAAAGAAAAAACCTTTCAAATGGCGAAAAACCATTACGGAGAATTAAGCCAGGAAATAATCGATCGCCTCGATTTTGAGCTCAATGTAATTTGTTCCAAAGGTTACGCCCCCTATTTTTTAATCGAGGAAGATTTTATCCGGTGGGCAAATGAAAATGACACATCCTCAAATACCAGAGGATCCGCTGCCGGCTCGTTAGTATCATTTGTCCTGGGAATCACTTCTGTCGATCCCTTAATCTATCAATTGCCCTTTGAAAGATTCTTGAATATGGACAGACCAACTCCACCCGATATCGATCTAGACATCGCCGACGACAAAAGACAGGGAATGCTATACCACATAGTCGAACAATATGGCGTAAACTCCGTTGCTCAAGTATGTACCTTCGGACGAATGATGGCCAAAGGTGCTGTTAGAGACACGGCCAGAGTACTTGGTTATGAATATGCGACGGGAGATAAAATTAGTAAATTGATACCTTTAGGCTCTCAGGGATTCCCGATGTCAATCGACAAAGCTTTAAATACCGCCCCCGATTTAAAAGCCATTTACAACACCGATCCAGATGCTAAAAAAATTCTTGATACCGCTAAACAAATCGAAGGCTGCGCCCGACATATAAGCGTCCATGCTTGTGCCATCGTTATTTCCCCGGACGAAATTACAAATTATTGTCCAACCCAAGTTGAAACTGGTGGTGACAAAACAATTACCCAATATGAAATGCATGCAGTCGAAGATGTGGGGTTATTAAAATTTGACATTTTAGGAATCAGGAATCTTTCAATTTTAGGCTCAGCCGTTGTCAATGTAAGAAAAACAAAAAACATTAATATAGATCTCAGGAAAATACCTCTTGATGACAAAAAAACTTTTGAAATGCTTTCGATGGGAGGCACTATGGGAACCTTTCAGCTTGGAGGCGAGGGTATGACTAAATGGTTAAAAGAACTTAAACCGGAGAGAGTCGAAGATTTAATGGCGATGGTTGCTCTCTATCGTCCTGGCCCCATGGCCATTATTCCGGAATATATCGCCAGAAAAAATGATCCCTCGAAAATCTCATACTTCGATCCCAAAATGGAAAAATACCTTAAAAAATCCTACGGCTTATTGGTTTACCAAGACGATTGTTTATACACCGCCATTGAGTTAGCCGGCTACAACTGGGTAGAAGTTGACAAGTTTCGAAAAGCCATCGGCAAAAAAATACCCGAAGAAATGGCTGCGCAAAAAGAGAAATTTATTCAGGGATGTATCAAAAACGGTTATACCCAAGAAAAAGCCGAAGAGATTTTTAGTTACATCGAACCATTCACTAGTTATGGATTCAATAAGGCCCACGCCGCCTCCTACGGTATGCTAGCTTATCGAACCGCATACATGAAGGCCAATTACCCGGTTGAATTTATGTGTGCTCTGCTTACCGCCGAATCAGGTGATATCGAAAAAGTTAGCGCTGGGGTAGAAGAATGCCGTAACATGAGTATAATTGTCAACCCTCCAGACATAAACCGCTCAGAAAATGGTTTTACAAACGAACCAAACGAACTTTCGAAAGAAGGAATGGCGATAAGATTTGGCTTAAGCGGAATCAAAAATGTTGGCAAAGCTGCAATTGATGATATCTTGTCAGAAAGGAAACAGAATGGTGAGTTTTATACCTTCACCGATTTCTGCCTAAGGGTGGATAGCCAAAAAGTTAACAAAAAAGTTTTTGAAAGTCTTGTCAAAGTTGGCGCCATGGACCAATTTGGAGAAAGAAACTCAATTTTAGTCTCAATAGATAAAACCCGGTCTGATTGCGAAAAACAAAACAACAAAAACAATACAGGGCAATTCGGGCTTTTTGATGGTCCAAAAGATGAAAAAAAGAAAAATTCCGCTCCCCCGGACAGTTTCGCCCAGACAGAACCGATGAGTCAAAAAGACAAACTGGCTCTGGAAAAAGAACTATTGGGTATCTATATAACCGAAAACCCAATTTCCAAAATGCTTGACCAATTTCAGCAAAACGGTTTTCCCAAAATCGGCGATATTACCGCCAAGGGTCCTGATATCACTGTTAAATTTGTCGGTATCATTAGTAAATACAAAAAAATAACCACCAAGAAAAATGGTCTTCCCATGGCCTTCTTAGCGGTTGAAGACGAAACGGGAAAGATTGAGGTTGTTGTCTTCCCTAAAATATTCGAAAAGTGTAACCAAATCTTAATCGAAAATAAGGCCATATATATCGAAGGAAAAACTAATCTTAGGGAAGGCAATATTTCCATACTTGCCGATGTAATCGAAATCAGTCCTCCGCAAAACTCTCCCAAATACGATTTTATTATCCAAGTTCCTCCAAACACTACTCAAAACCAACTTATGAATCTTAACAACTTGCTAAAGAGGAACCAAAATGGGCATAGGGGATTAATAATACTTGCTAGCGGGAAAAACATTCCGCTACCATATGGTGTAAACTACAATTCTGACCTTCAAAAAGAAATCAACAATATCCTGAATATTGATAATTAA
- the rplS gene encoding 50S ribosomal protein L19, giving the protein MSLKITHKDSTFLVGDTVKVNYKIKEKDKERIQAFDGIIIAIKGIGDNKNFLVRKSAADGIFIERIFPTNSPWIESIKKLRGPKTTIRRSKLYYLRSPKARKI; this is encoded by the coding sequence ATGTCTCTAAAAATAACCCACAAAGACAGTACCTTTTTAGTAGGGGACACCGTAAAAGTCAACTACAAAATTAAAGAAAAAGACAAGGAAAGAATACAAGCTTTCGACGGAATAATCATTGCGATAAAGGGAATTGGCGACAACAAAAATTTTTTAGTCAGAAAATCCGCGGCAGACGGAATATTCATAGAAAGAATTTTTCCAACAAATTCTCCCTGGATAGAGAGCATCAAAAAACTTAGGGGCCCAAAGACCACCATTAGAAGGTCAAAGTTATACTACCTCCGTAGTCCAAAAGCTAGAAAAATCTAG